A stretch of the Pseudomonas sp. ACM7 genome encodes the following:
- a CDS encoding Glu/Leu/Phe/Val dehydrogenase dimerization domain-containing protein — protein sequence MFALMQSTRLESLHLSVDSVTGLKAVIAIHNSRLGPALGGCRYLAYPSDESAVEDAVRLAQGMSYKAALAGLAQGGGVAVIVRPVHVENRAALFEAFGRCINQLDGRYITAIDSGTSVADMDCIAQQTQHVTSTTSAGDPAPHAAMGVFTGIRATAMARLGSDNLEGLRVAIQGLGNVGFALAEQLHAAGAELLVSDIDHGKVQLAMEQLGAHPIANEALLSTPCDILAPCGLGGVLNSHSVTQLRCAAVAGSANNQLTHLEVADQLERRGILYAPDYVINSGGLIYVSLKHRGEELTTITAHLSKISSRLTEVFAHAQAEKRSPARVADELAEKVLYR from the coding sequence ATGTTCGCTCTCATGCAAAGCACTCGCCTTGAATCCCTGCATCTGAGCGTCGACTCGGTCACCGGGTTGAAGGCGGTCATTGCCATTCATAACAGCCGTCTGGGGCCTGCCCTCGGCGGGTGTCGTTACCTTGCCTATCCCAGCGACGAGTCCGCCGTCGAGGATGCTGTGCGCCTCGCCCAAGGCATGAGTTACAAGGCGGCGCTGGCTGGCCTGGCTCAGGGTGGCGGCGTTGCAGTGATTGTTCGCCCGGTCCATGTGGAAAACCGCGCCGCGCTATTCGAAGCCTTCGGGCGTTGCATCAATCAGCTCGACGGCCGCTACATCACTGCGATCGATAGTGGCACCTCCGTGGCGGACATGGATTGCATCGCCCAACAGACCCAGCACGTCACCAGCACCACCTCGGCGGGCGACCCAGCACCGCACGCGGCGATGGGCGTGTTCACCGGTATTCGTGCCACCGCCATGGCCCGGCTGGGCAGCGATAACCTCGAAGGCCTGCGAGTGGCGATTCAAGGGCTCGGCAACGTTGGTTTTGCCCTCGCCGAACAACTGCACGCCGCCGGTGCCGAGCTGCTGGTCAGTGACATCGATCACGGCAAAGTGCAATTGGCGATGGAACAACTCGGCGCTCACCCGATCGCCAACGAGGCGCTGCTCAGCACCCCTTGCGACATTCTCGCGCCCTGCGGCCTCGGTGGCGTGCTCAACAGCCACAGCGTGACGCAATTGCGCTGCGCGGCGGTGGCCGGTTCGGCGAACAACCAACTGACCCATCTGGAAGTCGCCGATCAACTGGAGCGGCGGGGCATTCTGTATGCGCCGGACTATGTGATCAATTCCGGCGGGCTGATCTACGTTTCGCTCAAGCACCGCGGCGAAGAGCTCACGACCATCACCGCACACCTGTCGAAAATCAGCTCCCGGCTGACCGAAGTCTTCGCCCATGCCCAGGCGGAAAAACGCTCGCCGGCCCGAGTGGCTGACGAGTTGGCGGAGAAAGTGCTGTATCGATGA
- a CDS encoding DUF3509 domain-containing protein has translation MDNPFQLITDAFAPDYQINLSIQGLDGSIMLTLSNSGHVVAKRMISAEQRNDPQRLKRLVQSIQFGIAIEQGHSAVAILEAMTDGDNHNLPPPRVKGHSRPAMRL, from the coding sequence ATGGACAACCCTTTCCAGCTCATTACCGATGCTTTTGCACCGGATTATCAGATCAACCTGAGCATTCAGGGTCTGGATGGCAGCATCATGCTGACCCTGTCCAACAGCGGTCACGTGGTCGCCAAACGGATGATCAGCGCCGAACAACGCAATGACCCCCAGCGCCTCAAACGCCTGGTGCAAAGCATTCAATTCGGCATTGCCATCGAACAGGGCCACAGCGCCGTGGCCATCCTCGAAGCCATGACCGACGGCGACAATCACAACCTGCCGCCGCCACGCGTCAAGGGCCACAGCCGGCCAGCCATGAGGCTTTAA
- the pdhA gene encoding pyruvate dehydrogenase (acetyl-transferring) E1 component subunit alpha — protein MPHKVELPYTRFLSPDGQLLGELPAWADDFNLLTRLYRQMVLTRLFDQKAVALQRTGRIGTYAPTLGQEAIGVAVGSVMHAEDVLIPYYRDTAVQLMRGVRMEEILLYWGGDERGSDFAEPAAAQDFPICVPIATQALHACGVASAFKIRGEHRVAVTTCGDGATSKGDFLEALNVAGAWQLPVVFVVNNNQWAISVPRRIQCGAPTLAQKAIGAGFHGEQVDGNDLLAVYDRVQVALERARHGKGPVLLECLSYRLGDHTTADDATRYRPADEVKQAWLEEPVKRLQRFMVDQGVWDEGREQALISECQGLVQRAVDNFEAAGTQVPESVMDHVYAQWPASLAGQREELLERAARRAGDSSHE, from the coding sequence ATGCCTCACAAGGTTGAGCTGCCTTACACCCGATTTTTATCCCCTGACGGCCAATTGCTCGGCGAACTTCCTGCCTGGGCCGATGATTTCAATTTGCTGACGCGCCTTTATCGGCAGATGGTCCTGACCCGCCTTTTCGATCAGAAAGCCGTCGCCCTGCAACGCACCGGGCGCATTGGCACTTATGCGCCGACATTGGGCCAGGAAGCCATTGGCGTCGCCGTCGGCAGCGTGATGCACGCCGAAGACGTGCTGATTCCGTATTACCGTGACACCGCCGTGCAGTTGATGCGTGGGGTGCGAATGGAAGAAATCCTCCTGTACTGGGGCGGTGACGAGCGCGGCAGCGACTTTGCCGAACCGGCGGCGGCCCAGGACTTTCCGATCTGTGTGCCGATTGCCACCCAGGCCCTGCATGCCTGCGGCGTTGCCAGTGCATTCAAAATCCGCGGTGAACATCGAGTCGCCGTCACCACCTGCGGCGATGGCGCCACCAGCAAGGGCGATTTCCTCGAAGCCCTCAACGTCGCCGGTGCCTGGCAGTTGCCGGTGGTGTTCGTGGTCAATAACAACCAATGGGCGATCTCGGTGCCACGGCGAATTCAGTGCGGCGCCCCGACGCTGGCACAGAAAGCCATCGGTGCCGGGTTCCACGGTGAGCAGGTCGACGGCAATGACCTGCTCGCGGTTTACGACCGAGTCCAAGTGGCCCTCGAAAGGGCGCGTCACGGTAAAGGGCCGGTGTTGCTGGAATGCCTGAGCTATCGCCTCGGCGACCACACAACCGCTGACGATGCCACACGCTACCGGCCGGCGGACGAGGTCAAACAGGCCTGGCTCGAAGAGCCGGTCAAACGCCTGCAACGTTTCATGGTCGACCAGGGCGTGTGGGACGAAGGCCGCGAACAGGCGCTGATCAGTGAATGCCAGGGCCTGGTGCAGCGCGCTGTGGATAACTTCGAGGCAGCGGGTACTCAGGTGCCCGAATCGGTCATGGATCATGTCTACGCCCAATGGCCGGCGTCCCTCGCCGGGCAGCGTGAAGAGTTGCTCGAACGGGCCGCGCGCCGCGCGGGAGATTCGAGCCATGAGTAA
- a CDS encoding phosphate-starvation-inducible protein PsiE, with product MKINWAENLRQNVHQLAESLGNLFVETFHYLALFAIGAVTAWAAVMEFLGMIEAGHIKIDDILLLFIYLELGAMVGIYFKTNHMPVRFLIYVAITALTRLLISNVSHHNPPDVGIIYLCGGILLLAFSILVVRYASSQFPSVKIEHPQRKIGAGSGEHPEVEKGEL from the coding sequence GTGAAAATCAACTGGGCCGAGAACCTGCGGCAGAACGTGCACCAACTGGCCGAGTCCCTGGGCAACCTGTTCGTCGAGACCTTCCACTATCTGGCGCTGTTTGCCATCGGTGCCGTCACCGCGTGGGCGGCGGTGATGGAATTTTTGGGGATGATCGAAGCAGGGCACATCAAGATCGATGACATCTTGCTGCTGTTCATCTACCTGGAACTGGGGGCGATGGTCGGGATTTACTTCAAGACCAACCACATGCCGGTGCGCTTCCTGATCTACGTGGCGATCACTGCGCTGACGCGGCTGCTGATCTCCAACGTCTCGCACCACAATCCGCCGGATGTCGGCATCATCTACCTGTGCGGCGGGATTCTGCTGCTGGCGTTCTCGATTCTGGTGGTGCGTTACGCTTCGTCGCAATTCCCTTCGGTGAAGATCGAACACCCGCAACGCAAGATCGGTGCGGGTTCCGGTGAGCATCCCGAAGTCGAGAAGGGCGAGCTTTAA
- a CDS encoding serine/threonine transporter, whose product MTDVRTPAADNPAVELKRDTATATKGWSKHDTTWMLGLYGTAIGAGTLFLPINAGVGGFWPLLILAVLAFPMTFFAHRGLTRFVLSGRSGDITEVVEEHFGIGAGKLITLLYFFAIFPILLVYSVALTNTLSSFMEHQLHIAPPPRAILSLVLILGLMAIVRCGQGVIVKCMSVLVYPFVAALLLLGLSLIPNWNGAFFATASEGMPMPLFFKTLWLAIPVMVFSFNHSPIISAFSVDQKQRYGEQAERKSSGILAIAHAMMVVTVMFFCFSCVLALSPADLAAAKAQNISILSYLANHFQTPVIAYAAPLIALVAITKSFLGHYIGASEGFQGLIVKSLRGRGRVMSASWLNRVTALFMILSCWAVATFNPSILGMIETLGGPIIACLLFLMPMYAIRRVPALRQYSGQASNVFVVLIGLIALSAIIYSFMP is encoded by the coding sequence ATGACCGATGTACGTACACCTGCTGCCGATAACCCAGCTGTAGAACTCAAACGCGACACAGCAACAGCCACCAAAGGCTGGAGTAAACACGACACCACCTGGATGCTCGGTCTTTACGGCACCGCCATCGGTGCCGGCACGCTGTTCCTGCCGATCAACGCCGGCGTGGGCGGTTTCTGGCCGCTTCTGATCCTGGCAGTGCTGGCGTTTCCGATGACCTTTTTCGCCCACCGCGGCCTGACCCGCTTCGTGCTGTCCGGGCGTTCCGGGGACATCACCGAAGTCGTGGAAGAGCATTTCGGCATCGGTGCCGGCAAGCTGATCACGCTGCTCTATTTCTTTGCGATCTTCCCGATTCTGCTGGTGTACAGCGTGGCGCTGACCAATACCTTGAGCAGCTTCATGGAGCATCAGTTGCACATCGCCCCGCCACCGCGGGCGATTCTGTCGCTGGTACTGATCCTCGGTCTGATGGCCATCGTTCGTTGCGGTCAGGGTGTCATCGTCAAATGCATGAGCGTGCTGGTGTACCCGTTTGTCGCGGCATTGCTGCTGCTCGGTTTGAGCCTGATCCCGAACTGGAACGGAGCGTTCTTCGCCACCGCTAGTGAAGGCATGCCGATGCCGCTGTTCTTCAAGACGTTGTGGCTGGCGATCCCGGTGATGGTGTTTTCGTTCAACCATTCGCCGATCATCTCCGCCTTCTCCGTCGATCAGAAACAACGTTACGGCGAACAGGCCGAACGCAAAAGCAGCGGCATCCTCGCCATCGCCCACGCGATGATGGTGGTGACGGTGATGTTCTTCTGCTTCAGCTGCGTGCTGGCCCTGTCCCCGGCTGATTTGGCGGCGGCGAAGGCGCAGAACATCTCGATCCTGTCGTACCTGGCCAACCACTTCCAGACGCCGGTCATCGCTTACGCCGCACCGTTGATTGCACTGGTGGCGATCACCAAGTCCTTCCTCGGCCATTACATCGGCGCCAGCGAAGGCTTTCAGGGCCTGATCGTGAAAAGCCTGCGCGGCCGTGGCCGGGTGATGTCTGCCAGTTGGCTGAACCGCGTGACCGCGCTGTTCATGATCCTCAGCTGCTGGGCCGTGGCGACGTTCAACCCGAGCATCCTCGGCATGATCGAAACCCTCGGTGGGCCGATCATCGCGTGCCTGTTGTTCCTGATGCCGATGTACGCCATCCGCCGCGTGCCGGCCTTGCGCCAGTACTCGGGTCAGGCCTCGAACGTGTTCGTGGTGTTGATCGGTTTGATTGCACTGTCTGCGATCATCTACTCATTCATGCCCTGA
- a CDS encoding SirB1 family protein, which translates to MTPRQRFFDCLQRSPPALFEAALWIAAEHDTEVNPEAVLQDFKDLQQRVSYGLPMLPVSELAQPLLRRMNDLGFAQDDSTPLRPQVALVNKVLERRRGQPLSLGLIALELAKGLEIPMVGVNFPGHFLLRVPGADHLLDPCGGRRLYPNDCRELLQRQYGPNMQLSAEHLLTAEPVQMLQRLSRNLRQLHLSNDDYIGALIDAERVLELGNASASDYLARASLYQRLDCPNAERFDLEHALLLSDDPIQRIRLTERLGHLPPNSIVH; encoded by the coding sequence ATGACCCCCCGCCAACGTTTCTTCGACTGCCTGCAACGTTCACCGCCTGCGCTGTTCGAGGCGGCGCTGTGGATTGCCGCCGAACACGACACTGAGGTAAATCCCGAGGCGGTGCTGCAAGATTTCAAGGACCTGCAACAACGGGTCAGTTATGGCTTGCCGATGTTGCCGGTGAGCGAGTTGGCCCAGCCGTTGTTACGGCGCATGAATGACCTGGGATTCGCTCAGGACGACTCCACGCCATTGCGTCCGCAAGTCGCGCTGGTCAATAAAGTGCTGGAACGCAGACGTGGGCAGCCGCTGAGTCTGGGGTTGATTGCTCTGGAACTGGCCAAAGGTCTGGAAATCCCCATGGTTGGAGTCAACTTCCCTGGGCATTTCCTGCTGCGGGTACCGGGCGCCGATCACCTGCTCGACCCTTGCGGCGGGCGTCGGTTGTACCCCAACGATTGCCGGGAGTTGCTGCAACGCCAGTACGGCCCGAACATGCAGCTCAGCGCCGAGCATTTGCTCACCGCCGAACCGGTGCAAATGCTGCAGCGGCTGTCGCGCAATCTGCGTCAGTTACACCTTTCTAACGATGACTACATCGGCGCCCTGATCGACGCCGAACGTGTGCTGGAACTGGGCAACGCCAGTGCCTCCGACTACCTGGCCCGGGCCAGCCTCTATCAACGGCTGGATTGCCCGAACGCCGAACGCTTTGACCTGGAGCATGCCCTGCTGCTCAGTGACGACCCGATCC
- a CDS encoding dihydrolipoamide acetyltransferase family protein, whose product MKYFKLPDLGEGLQEAEIVRWHVAVGDTVKADQLLVSVETAKALVEIPAPYDGVVAKLYGGEGDIIHVGEPLLGYEGEADAGTVVGRLEGGGSSQEDSFFIGAAPSTREHLATRATPAVRQLARQLGVELSGLTGSGHGGLITRTDVENAAQTELDRFGGERLRGVRRSMALNMARSHAEVVPVTIFGDADLYRWGQAREPLIRLAKAMAAACAVEPVLNSAFDGKSLSLKQHERLDLGIAVDTPDGLFVPVLRDVGHRTLAELKEGVMRLRADVQARSIPPKEMMGATLTLSSFGTLFGRYANPVVVPPQVAILAAGAIRDEPVAVDGVVVVHPVLPLSLTFDHRVVTGGEAARFFKALVEALER is encoded by the coding sequence ATGAAGTATTTCAAACTGCCGGATCTGGGCGAAGGTTTGCAGGAGGCGGAAATCGTCCGCTGGCACGTCGCAGTCGGCGATACCGTCAAGGCCGATCAACTGCTGGTGTCGGTGGAAACCGCCAAAGCCTTGGTGGAAATTCCCGCGCCGTACGACGGCGTGGTGGCAAAACTCTACGGCGGCGAGGGCGACATTATTCATGTCGGTGAACCCTTGCTCGGTTACGAAGGCGAAGCCGATGCGGGCACCGTAGTGGGGCGACTCGAAGGTGGCGGCAGCAGTCAGGAGGACTCGTTTTTCATCGGGGCGGCCCCTTCGACCCGAGAGCACCTGGCGACTCGCGCCACGCCGGCCGTGCGGCAACTGGCTCGGCAACTCGGCGTGGAGTTGAGCGGGTTGACCGGCTCCGGCCACGGGGGGCTGATCACCCGCACGGATGTGGAAAACGCGGCTCAAACTGAACTGGATCGCTTCGGCGGCGAACGGTTGCGCGGTGTGCGGCGCAGCATGGCGCTGAACATGGCCCGGTCCCACGCCGAAGTCGTGCCGGTGACGATTTTCGGTGACGCCGACCTGTATCGCTGGGGTCAGGCCCGCGAACCGCTGATTCGCCTGGCCAAGGCGATGGCGGCCGCGTGCGCCGTGGAACCGGTGCTCAACAGCGCCTTCGACGGCAAAAGCCTGTCGCTCAAACAACACGAACGGCTCGATCTGGGCATCGCCGTGGACACCCCGGACGGCTTGTTCGTGCCAGTGCTGCGCGATGTCGGTCACCGCACCCTGGCTGAGTTGAAGGAAGGCGTCATGCGATTAAGGGCCGACGTGCAGGCGCGATCGATTCCGCCCAAGGAAATGATGGGGGCGACCCTGACGTTGTCGAGTTTCGGTACCTTGTTCGGCCGCTACGCCAACCCGGTGGTGGTACCGCCGCAAGTGGCAATCCTCGCCGCTGGTGCGATCCGCGACGAACCGGTGGCGGTTGACGGCGTGGTGGTGGTGCATCCGGTCCTGCCGCTGTCGCTGACGTTCGATCACCGCGTGGTGACCGGCGGCGAGGCAGCGCGGTTCTTCAAGGCCTTGGTCGAGGCGCTGGAACGTTAG
- a CDS encoding alpha-ketoacid dehydrogenase subunit beta: protein MSNGKVTLLEAVNLALHRAMSEDENVIVLGEDVGVNGGVFRATQGLRDSFGFKRVIDSPLAETMLGGLVVGMAAQGLKPVVEIQFMGFIYAAMEHLVSHASRMRNRTRGRITCPMVMRTPMGAGIRAPEHHSESTEALFAHIPGLRVVIPSSPARAYGLLLAAIDDPDPVVFLEPTRLYRMNPQTLVDDGKRLPLDSCFTLREGSDITLISWGASVMETLQAATALAERGVSAEVIDVASIKPLDLDTMEASVRKTGRCVIVHEAPRSCGVGAEVAASLYERVLLELQAPIQRVTAPDIPPPLYRLESLYMPNVEDILQACDNVLHFA from the coding sequence ATGAGTAACGGCAAAGTCACGTTGCTGGAAGCGGTGAACCTCGCGCTGCATCGGGCCATGAGCGAAGACGAGAACGTCATCGTCCTCGGTGAGGACGTCGGGGTGAATGGCGGCGTGTTCCGCGCCACCCAAGGGCTGCGCGACAGCTTTGGCTTCAAGCGAGTCATCGACTCGCCGCTGGCCGAAACCATGCTCGGCGGTCTGGTGGTCGGCATGGCCGCTCAGGGCTTGAAACCGGTGGTGGAAATCCAGTTCATGGGTTTCATCTACGCGGCCATGGAGCACCTGGTGTCCCACGCCAGCCGCATGCGTAATCGCACGCGCGGGCGGATCACGTGCCCGATGGTGATGCGCACGCCGATGGGCGCAGGGATTCGCGCGCCGGAACATCACAGCGAAAGTACTGAAGCATTGTTCGCGCACATTCCAGGTCTGCGGGTGGTGATTCCGTCATCGCCGGCACGGGCCTATGGCTTGTTGCTGGCGGCCATCGATGACCCTGATCCGGTGGTGTTTCTCGAACCGACCCGGCTCTATCGCATGAACCCGCAAACGCTGGTGGATGACGGTAAACGCCTGCCGCTGGACAGCTGTTTCACCCTGCGCGAAGGCAGCGACATCACGCTGATCAGTTGGGGGGCCAGTGTGATGGAAACCCTGCAAGCCGCCACCGCATTGGCCGAGCGGGGCGTCTCGGCGGAAGTGATCGATGTCGCGAGTATCAAGCCGCTGGACCTCGACACGATGGAAGCCTCGGTGCGCAAGACCGGTCGTTGCGTGATCGTCCACGAGGCACCTCGCTCTTGTGGCGTCGGTGCGGAAGTCGCCGCGAGCCTCTACGAGCGGGTGTTGCTGGAATTGCAGGCACCGATTCAGCGGGTTACCGCGCCGGACATCCCGCCGCCGCTGTATCGACTGGAGTCGCTGTACATGCCCAACGTCGAGGACATTCTTCAGGCCTGCGACAACGTTCTGCACTTCGCCTGA